From a region of the Salminus brasiliensis chromosome 4, fSalBra1.hap2, whole genome shotgun sequence genome:
- the tmem50a gene encoding transmembrane protein 50A — MSGLLDGIRCGDCECNVDWGEKRNTIASIAAGVLFFTGWWIIIDAAIMYPKEEQFHHAYHTCGVIATIAFLMINAVSNGQVRGDSYSEGCMGQTGARVWLFIGFMLAFGSLIASMWILFGGFVVPAREAVYPGIAVFFQNAFIFFGGLVFKFGRTEDLWQ, encoded by the exons ATGTCTGGGTTACTGGATGGCATCAGATGTGGAGACTGTGAGTGTAATGTGGACTGGGGAGAGAAGAGGAACACCATTGCCTCGATAGCAGCCGGCGTGCTG TTCTTCACAGGTTGGTGGATCATAATTGACGCGGCGATAATGTACCCCAAGGAGGAGCAGTTTCACCATGCCTACCACACCTGCGGGGTCATAGCCACAATAGCATTTCTTAT GATCAATGCAGTGTCAAATGGACAGGTGAGAGGTGACAGCTACAGTGAAGGCTGCATGGGACAGACAG GTGCCAGAGTGTGGCTCTTCATTGGCTTCATGCTGGCCTTTGGCTCTCTCATCGCTTCCATGTGGATTCTGTTCGGAGGTTTTGTCGTGCCTG CTAGGGAAGCAGTGTACCCTGGAATTGCCGTTTTCTTCCAGAATGCATTCATCTTCTTCGG GGGTCTGGTGTTCAAGTTCGGGCGCACAGAGGACCTTTGGCAGTGA
- the mgst3b gene encoding microsomal glutathione S-transferase 3b, translating to MEILDVLPTNFGYVILTYLYSWTMLTYLAVKVGGARKKHNVKYPTMYSDKDDLFNCFQRAHQNTLEVYPQWLVFQTIAALVYPTVASVLGVIWVTSRFSYAWGYYTGNPAKRMNGSYGYIGLFGVIILSISVALQLLGVI from the exons ATGGAGATCTTAGACGTCCTGCCCACCAACTTCGGCTACGTGATCCTGACCTACCTGTACAGCTGGACCATGCTGACCTACCTCGCCGTCAAAGTCGGAGGAGCGAGGAAGAAGCACAACGTCAAG TACCCCACCATGTACAGCGATAAGGATGACCTGTTTAACTGCTTCCAGAGGGCTCATCAGAACACACTGGAGGTCTACCCACAGTGGCTCGTTTTCCAGACCATCGCTGCGCTTGTGTATCCG acCGTGGCCTCTGTTCTGGGTGTCATCTGGGTGACCAGCAGGTTCTCTTATGCCTGGGGTTACTACACTGGCA ACCCTGCCAAGAGGATGAATGGGAGCTATGGCTACATCGGCCTCTTTGGAGTGATCATCTTGTCCATCTCTGTTGCCCTGCAGCTCCTTGGAGTCATTTAA
- the rsrp1 gene encoding arginine/serine-rich protein 1 produces the protein MKTEECNQAQQARLTEGMRLIFDQDSLSSRSSSRTSSQDSSYSSSKSRRSSYRSRRRSRSSSSSSSSSSSSSDSGDSPDSRSRTRSRSHPRCHRASTASRCGHRCRSPPRRYRARSRSYSPSPDRSLRRGRRHRAYSRSRSRSSSHERYSRRSYRSRSRSSSYRAAKDRFMGRYRCRFSQSPKRRSYREYRSRSKSPERPAVRLSQKEKMDLLNIAKENATRILGVQNLELPSSVKIVEQQEKNTEERVRADPVPMKKQAQDKDVTNEDDAVTRTSPSRKPITFSINNTVAKPSGSPTFHVTESKVTSRADSVGNRKPYGQWVPIKKSYPNKH, from the exons ATGAAGACTGAGGAGTGCAACCAGGCCCAGCAGGCTCGTCTCACCGAGGGAATGCGGCTCATTTTTGACCAGGATTCCCTCTCGTCTCGCTCGAGCAGCCGCACCAGCAGCCAGGACAGTTCCTACTCTAGCAGCAAGAGCAGGCGTTCTTCCTATAGGTCGCGCCGCCGATcccgttcctcctcctcctcgtcctcctcatcctcttcttcctctgacAGCGGCGACTCCCCAGATAGCCGCTCCCGCACGCGGTCCCGCTCTCACCCGAGATGCCACCGCGCCTCCACCGCGTCCCGCTGTGGACACCGATGCCGCTCTCCTCCTCGCCGCTACAGAGCCCGCTCTCGGTCCTACAGCCCCTCCCCAGATCGCTCTCTCCGCCGTGGCCGCAGGCACAGGGCTTACTCTCGCTCCCGCAGTCGCTCTTCTTCCCACGAGCGCTACTCCAGGCGCTCGTACAGGTCCCGCTCGCGATCCTCTAGCTACAGGGCGGCGAAAGATAGGTTTATGGGGCGATACAGGTGCAGGTTCTCGCAGTCACCCAaaaggaggagctacagagaaTACAGGAGCAGATCAAAGTCTCCAGAACGTCCTGCTGTTCGGCTCAGTCAGAAAG AAAAAATGGATCTTCTGAACATTGCCAAAGAGAACGCAACCAGGATTCTTGGAGTGCAGAACCTGGAGCTGCCCTCCAGTGTGAAGATTGTGGAGCAGCAAGAGAAGAACACTGAAGAGCGGGTGAGAGCGGACCCAGTGCCGATGAAGAAACAAGCACAG GACAAAGATGTTACAAATGAAGATGATGCTGTCACGAGGACATCACCCTCAAGAAAACCAATTACCTTCAGCATCAAT AACACTGTTGCCAAGCCGTCGGGCAGCCCAACGTTCCATGTGACTGAGAGTAAGGTAACGTCCAGAGCAGACAGCGTGGGGAACAGGAAGCCATATGGACAGTGGGTCCCAATCAAGAAATCCTACCCTAACAAACACTGA